A part of Chitinimonas koreensis genomic DNA contains:
- a CDS encoding DUF2290 domain-containing protein yields MTPQDIRQQLNDVYARLISTNLSVKQFYPKEQLLPGGGVSIGNLPVSSISLRDISYEEIYTEVESNDGYHIKLPDGGLLIFQYTFNGTTTLTKHRLCYFPSFELPIYDKAPNLYENDELYGDVILNKLVRFPIRFDYDPNAHKDVEHPISHLTLGQYDNCRIPVGAAVSPNEFAMFILRNFYSRSYKKNKNALDKKPHHIPQIQTITEAERRITHFINGR; encoded by the coding sequence ATGACACCACAAGATATTCGCCAGCAGCTAAACGATGTTTACGCTCGACTGATCTCCACCAATCTATCTGTCAAACAGTTCTACCCCAAGGAACAATTGCTTCCAGGTGGAGGAGTTAGCATTGGAAACCTCCCTGTCAGTTCAATCTCTCTACGAGACATTTCATATGAAGAAATTTATACCGAGGTCGAATCCAATGATGGATATCACATTAAATTACCCGATGGTGGCCTGTTAATCTTTCAATATACATTCAACGGAACCACAACTCTCACCAAACATCGCCTATGCTATTTCCCTTCATTTGAGCTTCCAATATACGACAAAGCACCGAATTTGTATGAAAATGATGAGCTCTACGGGGACGTCATATTAAATAAGCTTGTAAGATTTCCAATTCGATTCGACTATGACCCCAACGCTCACAAAGATGTTGAGCACCCCATATCCCACCTAACACTTGGACAGTATGACAATTGCCGAATTCCTGTAGGCGCAGCCGTCAGCCCAAATGAATTTGCAATGTTCATACTGCGTAATTTTTATTCCCGCTCATACAAAAAAAACAAGAATGCACTTGACAAGAAACCACATCACATCCCTCAGATCCAAACAATAACAGAGGCAGAACGCAGAATCACCCACTTCATTAATGGCCGCTAA
- a CDS encoding AAA family ATPase, which produces MSDNAAVDNRFSQAVEIVRRLREEIGRAVVGQAPVVDQVLACFLAGGHVLLEGVPGLGKTLLVRALAKTFAGEFSRIQFTPDLMPADVMGHAVFDLKNQSFTIRRGPVFTNLLLADEINRAPAKTQSALLEVMQERQVTIEGESQTLAAPFMVLATQNPLEQEGTYPLPEAQLDRFLVKVLIDYPSAAEELAMLRMVTQGRIGDGLEVAGVATLIKPETVNALQQLVAQVRVDDAVADYAVRLVRATRDWPGIAIGAGPRGSIALVRVARAMALLAGRDYATPDDIKAAALPVLRHRIAPAPESELEGLGADALLAALLEQTAAPRA; this is translated from the coding sequence ATGAGCGATAACGCCGCCGTCGATAACCGTTTCAGCCAAGCCGTCGAGATCGTCCGCCGCCTGCGCGAGGAGATCGGCCGCGCCGTGGTCGGCCAGGCGCCGGTGGTCGATCAGGTGCTGGCCTGCTTCCTGGCCGGCGGCCACGTGCTGCTCGAGGGCGTGCCCGGCCTGGGCAAGACGCTGCTGGTGCGCGCGCTGGCCAAGACCTTCGCCGGCGAGTTCTCGCGCATCCAGTTCACGCCCGACCTGATGCCGGCCGACGTGATGGGCCACGCGGTGTTCGACCTGAAGAACCAGAGCTTCACCATCCGCCGCGGCCCGGTGTTCACCAACCTCTTGCTGGCCGACGAGATCAACCGCGCGCCGGCCAAGACCCAGTCGGCGCTGCTCGAAGTGATGCAGGAACGGCAGGTCACCATCGAGGGCGAATCGCAGACGCTGGCCGCGCCCTTCATGGTGCTGGCGACGCAGAACCCGCTCGAGCAGGAAGGCACCTACCCGCTGCCCGAGGCCCAGCTCGACCGCTTCCTGGTCAAGGTGCTGATCGACTACCCGAGCGCCGCCGAGGAGCTGGCCATGCTGCGCATGGTGACCCAGGGCCGCATCGGCGACGGCCTCGAGGTGGCCGGTGTGGCCACGCTGATCAAGCCGGAGACGGTGAACGCGCTGCAGCAGCTGGTCGCCCAGGTGCGCGTCGACGACGCGGTGGCCGACTACGCCGTGCGGCTGGTGCGCGCCACCCGCGACTGGCCCGGCATCGCCATCGGCGCCGGCCCGCGCGGCAGCATCGCGCTGGTGCGCGTGGCCCGCGCGATGGCGCTGCTGGCCGGCCGCGACTACGCCACGCCGGACGACATCAAGGCCGCCGCCCTGCCGGTGCTGCGCCACCGCATCGCGCCGGCGCCCGAGAGCGAGCTCGAGGGCCTGGGCGCCGACGCGCTGCTGGCCGCCCTGCTCGAGCAGACCGCCGCCCCGCGCGCATGA
- a CDS encoding stage II sporulation protein M, with the protein MKQAQFEAQHAALWDEVAVLVKGRQGDPRRLPALYRQLCQSLALARQRGYSPLLTEHLHGLVLAAHRRLYGTQPERPLTLRRWLGVELPRRVREEWRLLLLACIAFWGVALAVGFLVWYQPHWAYSWMDWQQLNEYRQMYDPGHDRVGRSGTGDDVKMFGFYIWNNVSICFRTFAGGLFGGVPALVSLVYNGMHGGVVAAWLSRDASTATVFWSFVVTHSSFEITGLILSGVAGMRLGLSLIRPGRFGRRHSLEAASRRMFPVLVGAALLTVLAAFFEGFWSAAGAIPPAAKFTVGGLCWALVIGFFAFAGRRGRHAA; encoded by the coding sequence ATGAAACAGGCCCAGTTCGAAGCCCAGCACGCCGCGCTGTGGGACGAGGTCGCCGTCCTGGTCAAGGGCAGGCAGGGCGATCCGCGCCGGCTGCCGGCGCTGTACCGCCAGCTGTGCCAGAGCCTGGCGCTGGCGCGCCAGCGCGGCTACTCGCCCTTGCTCACCGAACACCTGCACGGCCTGGTGCTGGCCGCCCACCGCCGGCTCTACGGCACCCAGCCGGAGCGGCCGCTCACGCTGCGGCGCTGGCTCGGCGTCGAGCTGCCGCGCCGGGTGCGCGAGGAATGGCGCCTGCTGCTCTTGGCCTGCATCGCCTTCTGGGGCGTGGCGCTGGCGGTCGGCTTCCTGGTCTGGTACCAGCCGCACTGGGCCTACAGCTGGATGGACTGGCAGCAGCTCAACGAATACCGCCAGATGTACGACCCCGGCCACGACCGCGTCGGCCGCAGCGGCACCGGCGACGACGTGAAGATGTTCGGCTTCTATATCTGGAACAACGTCTCGATCTGCTTCCGCACCTTCGCCGGCGGCCTGTTCGGCGGCGTGCCGGCGCTGGTGAGCCTGGTCTACAACGGCATGCACGGCGGCGTGGTGGCGGCCTGGCTGTCGCGCGACGCGTCCACCGCCACGGTGTTCTGGTCCTTCGTGGTCACTCATTCGAGCTTCGAGATCACTGGCCTGATCCTGTCCGGCGTGGCCGGCATGCGGCTGGGCCTCTCGCTGATCCGGCCCGGCCGCTTCGGCCGCCGCCACTCGCTGGAGGCCGCCAGCCGGCGCATGTTCCCGGTGCTGGTCGGCGCCGCGCTGCTGACCGTGCTGGCCGCCTTCTTCGAGGGCTTCTGGTCGGCCGCCGGCGCCATCCCGCCGGCCGCCAAGTTCACCGTCGGCGGCCTGTGCTGGGCGCTGGTGATCGGCTTCTTCGCCTTCGCCGGCAGACGGGGCCGCCATGCAGCTTGA
- a CDS encoding DUF4129 domain-containing protein, which yields MQLERLQLDLRPRPHWQAIDLGLALLRRSAGTAYAAWLALWLPLLALTALLGWFFPEEAGWLWLPAWWLRPLLERVVIYVLSRAVFDQQVSWREALRAWPRQLGGGWFRLLTWWRPFMPGRGLYQPIWQLEQARGKFAADRRRVLGRDGTGAAAYWFGLVCAHFEVVLQLGLISLIGVFTSSPEAVNPLWMFFDNEAAQSPWLVQLGVLSYGVSIAVIGPIYTACCFTLYLNRRAALEAWDIELMLRRLAAQPKSQPKSAARAPRQAGWLLPLLLGLTLLQPEPARAAEGQCEPPEESVAYLKERKPPHDVAQQQLRARLDRVYADDDLRGYRCQETWVLKNKGEEKKPEDKRRSQVQAPPWLAELVRVLLIALAVGLVGWLLYRYRDQLAELLPRRGGKPLPAEIAGLDIRPESLPDDVPGQVLQLWRADERRAALALLYRATLSRLAHRHGVELARGATEGDCLRQAERAHGSQRIDAAVLALVRSVTRQWLDGAYALRWPADEAVEAACAAWRDAFGAAP from the coding sequence ATGCAGCTTGAACGCCTGCAGCTCGATCTGCGGCCGCGGCCGCACTGGCAGGCGATCGACCTGGGCCTGGCGCTGCTGCGCCGCTCGGCCGGCACCGCCTATGCCGCCTGGCTGGCGCTGTGGCTGCCGCTGCTGGCGCTGACCGCGCTGCTCGGCTGGTTCTTTCCCGAGGAGGCCGGCTGGCTGTGGCTGCCGGCCTGGTGGCTGCGGCCACTGCTGGAGCGGGTGGTGATCTACGTGCTATCGCGCGCGGTGTTCGACCAGCAGGTGAGCTGGCGCGAGGCGCTACGCGCCTGGCCGCGCCAGCTCGGCGGCGGCTGGTTCCGCCTGCTCACCTGGTGGCGGCCCTTCATGCCCGGCCGCGGCCTGTACCAGCCGATCTGGCAGCTCGAGCAGGCGCGCGGCAAGTTCGCCGCCGACCGCCGCCGGGTGCTCGGCCGCGACGGCACCGGCGCCGCCGCCTACTGGTTCGGCCTGGTCTGCGCGCATTTCGAGGTGGTGCTGCAACTGGGGCTGATCTCGCTGATCGGGGTGTTCACCTCCTCGCCCGAGGCGGTCAACCCGCTGTGGATGTTCTTCGACAACGAGGCGGCCCAGTCGCCCTGGCTGGTCCAGCTCGGCGTGCTCAGCTACGGCGTCTCGATCGCGGTGATCGGGCCGATCTACACCGCCTGCTGCTTCACGCTCTACCTGAACCGCCGCGCCGCGCTCGAAGCCTGGGACATCGAACTGATGCTGCGCCGGCTGGCCGCCCAGCCGAAATCCCAGCCGAAGTCGGCCGCGCGTGCCCCGCGCCAGGCCGGCTGGCTGCTGCCGCTGCTGCTCGGCCTCACGCTGCTGCAGCCCGAGCCGGCACGGGCCGCCGAAGGCCAGTGCGAGCCGCCGGAAGAGTCCGTCGCCTACCTCAAGGAACGCAAGCCGCCGCATGACGTGGCGCAGCAGCAGCTGCGCGCGCGGCTCGACCGGGTCTATGCCGACGACGACCTGCGCGGCTACCGCTGCCAGGAGACCTGGGTCCTGAAGAACAAGGGCGAGGAGAAGAAGCCCGAGGACAAGCGCCGATCGCAGGTACAGGCCCCGCCCTGGCTGGCCGAACTGGTCCGGGTGCTGCTGATCGCGCTGGCGGTCGGCCTGGTCGGCTGGCTGCTCTACCGCTATCGCGACCAGTTGGCCGAGCTGTTGCCGCGCCGCGGCGGCAAGCCGCTGCCGGCCGAGATCGCCGGGCTCGACATCCGGCCCGAATCGCTGCCGGACGACGTGCCCGGCCAGGTGCTGCAGCTGTGGCGGGCGGACGAGCGCCGCGCCGCGCTGGCCCTGCTCTACCGCGCCACGCTGTCGCGGCTGGCGCATCGCCACGGCGTCGAGCTCGCCCGCGGCGCCACCGAAGGCGACTGCCTGCGCCAGGCCGAGCGCGCGCACGGCAGCCAGCGCATCGACGCCGCCGTGCTCGCGCTGGTGCGCAGCGTCACCCGCCAATGGCTGGACGGCGCCTACGCGCTGCGCTGGCCGGCGGACGAAGCGGTCGAGGCCGCCTGCGCCGCCTGGCGCGATGCCTTCGGAGCCGCGCCATGA
- a CDS encoding aminotransferase-like domain-containing protein — protein sequence MRTERANTLYASLADDIAALIAAGTLRPGDRLPSLRELRDKRGVSLSTVTEAFHLLEDRGLIEARPQSGFYVRRRPVEPPPPSRPSQEPAAVTVNRRLWDYLQLTRGRQHGFCYAVLAPECFPNAQLQRLMNEALRESPNLLSEYGGTRGLEVLRRQVARHAMEWGGRLTADDVQITAGGIEALNLALRAVTQPGDVVAVESPTYFGLLQLFESMGLKALEIPTDPEHGISLAALELATRDDAVAACVLMPNFSNPTGSLMSDEAKQQLVRLLAERGVPLIEDDIYGDFHQGRERPRPAKAFDETGNVLYVASYTKVVAPGMRVGWIAPGRYRARVEILKYINTFSTRPSPRPRWRAFWRAAATTSTCGDCGGCAATNWRGSTMAWRATSRPARAGPGRTAAICAGWSYRPAPTRRASCKARYRTASASRRGRCSRRGMLIAITCGCAAGSLGRRRWRRSCGGWGAGAAGFGWGTAGGAASAPVLLLG from the coding sequence ATGAGAACCGAACGCGCCAACACGCTGTATGCCTCGCTCGCCGACGACATCGCCGCGTTGATCGCGGCCGGCACATTGCGGCCCGGCGACCGGCTGCCGAGCCTGCGCGAATTGCGCGACAAGCGCGGCGTCAGCCTCTCCACCGTCACCGAGGCCTTCCACCTGCTGGAAGACCGCGGCCTGATCGAGGCGCGGCCGCAGTCGGGCTTCTATGTGCGCCGCCGGCCGGTGGAGCCGCCGCCGCCGTCGCGGCCCTCGCAGGAGCCGGCCGCGGTCACCGTCAACCGCCGGCTGTGGGACTACCTGCAGCTCACCCGCGGCCGCCAGCACGGCTTCTGCTACGCGGTGCTGGCGCCCGAGTGCTTCCCCAACGCGCAATTGCAGCGGCTGATGAACGAGGCGCTGCGCGAATCGCCCAACCTCTTGTCGGAGTACGGCGGCACGCGCGGGCTCGAAGTGCTGCGGCGCCAGGTGGCGCGCCACGCGATGGAATGGGGCGGCCGGCTGACGGCCGACGATGTGCAGATCACCGCCGGCGGCATCGAGGCGCTGAATTTGGCGCTGCGTGCGGTGACCCAGCCCGGCGACGTGGTGGCGGTCGAATCGCCGACCTACTTCGGCCTGCTGCAGCTGTTCGAATCGATGGGCCTGAAGGCGCTCGAGATCCCGACCGACCCCGAGCACGGTATCTCGCTGGCCGCGCTGGAGCTGGCCACCCGCGACGACGCGGTGGCCGCCTGCGTGCTGATGCCCAACTTCAGCAACCCGACCGGCAGCCTGATGAGCGACGAGGCCAAGCAGCAGCTGGTGCGCCTGTTGGCCGAGCGCGGCGTGCCGCTGATCGAGGACGACATCTACGGCGATTTCCACCAGGGCCGCGAGCGGCCGCGGCCGGCCAAGGCCTTCGACGAGACCGGCAACGTGCTCTACGTGGCCAGCTACACCAAGGTGGTGGCGCCGGGCATGCGGGTCGGCTGGATCGCCCCGGGCCGCTATCGCGCGCGGGTCGAGATCCTCAAGTACATCAACACCTTCTCGACCCGGCCATCACCCAGGCCACGCTGGCGCGCTTTTTGGAGAGCGGCGGCTACGACCAGCACATGCGGCGATTGCGGCGGCTGTGCAGCGACCAACTGGCGCGGCTCAACGATGGCCTGGCGCGCTACTTCCCGGCCGGCACGCGCTGGACCCGGCCGCACGGCGGCTATATGTGCTGGGTGGAGCTACCGGCCGGCGCCGACGCGACGCGCATCCTGCAAAGCTCGGTACAGGACGGCATCAGCTTCGCGCCGGGGCCGTTGTTCTCGGCGCGGGATGCTTATCGCAATTACTTGCGGCTGTGCTGCGGGGAGCCTTGGTCGGCGGCGGTGGAGGCGAAGTTGCGGCGGCTGGGGAGCTGGTGCAGCGGGATTTGGATGGGGGACGGCGGGTGGGGCGGCTTCTGCGCCGGTGTTGTTGCTGGGGTGA
- a CDS encoding RDD family protein: protein MLDGRLSLLTPEGVSLALVPAGPARRALAWAIDFVIWLIALFVFAIALRFAIGSGGLNEGIFLVGLFVSYWGYPVLCEVYFGGRTLGKRWLGLEVVRADGLPVGWRESATRNLLLAADFLPLCYAAGLVSMLTDPQFRRLGDLVAGTLVVYSAKPRPRQAALDAAPMPLPFPLDPEQQRALIDLIERAERLPLSRRLELADLAEPLTGLRGEASLERLRAYAAGLTR from the coding sequence ATGCTCGACGGCCGCCTGTCCCTGCTCACTCCCGAAGGCGTCAGCCTGGCCCTGGTGCCGGCCGGCCCGGCGCGCCGCGCGCTGGCCTGGGCCATCGATTTCGTCATCTGGCTGATCGCGCTGTTCGTCTTCGCCATCGCCCTGCGCTTCGCCATCGGCAGCGGCGGCCTCAACGAGGGCATCTTCCTGGTCGGCCTGTTCGTCAGCTACTGGGGCTACCCGGTGCTGTGCGAGGTCTATTTCGGCGGCCGCACGCTGGGCAAGCGCTGGCTCGGCCTCGAAGTGGTGCGCGCCGACGGCCTGCCGGTCGGTTGGCGCGAATCGGCCACCCGCAACCTCTTGCTGGCCGCCGACTTCCTGCCGCTGTGCTACGCCGCCGGCCTGGTCTCGATGCTCACCGATCCGCAGTTCCGCCGCCTAGGCGACCTGGTGGCCGGCACGCTGGTGGTCTACTCGGCCAAGCCGCGGCCGCGCCAGGCCGCGCTCGACGCGGCGCCGATGCCGCTGCCCTTCCCGCTCGATCCCGAACAGCAGCGCGCGCTGATCGACCTGATCGAGCGCGCCGAACGGCTGCCGCTGTCGCGCCGGCTCGAGCTGGCCGACCTGGCCGAGCCGCTCACCGGCCTGCGCGGCGAGGCTTCGCTGGAGCGGCTGCGCGCCTACGCCGCGGGGCTGACGCGATGA
- a CDS encoding DUF2917 domain-containing protein encodes MKRTHHSLQRDALLTLPVPAGAVIRVEHGAIWFTIGGNADGGNAVFGLAADAEHGAADVVLGRGQQYRLLAADTLLLQALAPCRFEIVEPAAGRAEWPLRLRRFSAQLFGLA; translated from the coding sequence ATGAAACGCACCCATCACTCCCTGCAACGCGACGCCCTGCTGACCCTGCCGGTGCCGGCCGGCGCCGTGATCCGGGTCGAGCACGGCGCGATCTGGTTCACCATCGGCGGTAACGCCGACGGTGGGAACGCCGTCTTCGGCCTGGCCGCCGATGCCGAGCACGGCGCTGCCGACGTGGTGCTCGGCCGCGGCCAGCAGTATCGGCTGCTGGCCGCCGATACCCTGCTGCTGCAGGCGCTGGCGCCCTGCCGCTTCGAGATCGTCGAGCCGGCTGCCGGCCGGGCCGAATGGCCGCTGAGGCTGCGCCGCTTCAGCGCGCAGTTGTTCGGCCTGGCCTGA
- a CDS encoding DUF4350 domain-containing protein produces MRLNASTVLTLLALIAAGLGGWWWSQNMERAWRAEPYLSEAAGADPMLAAARFLRGEGLAVASHDNLDTALRQPLDAGALLIANNANVMTPEQADRLLRWVAAGGVLINTADTEIEDGNDEDPDEVAPLSHRFRTWLDFRREKNTEPVPVRLPGTAYPLLIDRGSAWLKAEKDAPVATGGDAAGEFVRVYRHGAGHLVLLSAMPFDNDTLHRRDHAELLRTLVRLGPARPVWIVQGLDMPPWYEALWHRFPLGIVALGLTLLILLWRALPRFGPLLPAPAGERRALLEHIDASARWLWRAKGGRELLLGALRRSVIARLGRRSPELARLSPAELAYRLAHRHQLPQRLLEQALLQPAASQPAEFVRQIQTLQLLRNRHER; encoded by the coding sequence ATGAGGCTGAATGCAAGCACCGTGCTGACGCTGCTGGCCTTGATCGCGGCCGGCCTCGGCGGCTGGTGGTGGTCGCAGAATATGGAACGCGCCTGGCGGGCCGAGCCCTACCTGTCGGAGGCGGCCGGCGCCGATCCGATGCTGGCGGCGGCGCGCTTCCTGCGCGGCGAAGGCCTGGCCGTGGCCAGCCACGACAACCTCGACACCGCGCTGCGCCAGCCGCTCGATGCCGGCGCGCTGTTGATCGCCAACAACGCCAACGTGATGACGCCCGAGCAGGCCGACCGCCTGCTGCGCTGGGTGGCGGCCGGCGGCGTGCTGATCAATACCGCCGACACCGAGATCGAGGACGGGAACGACGAAGACCCGGACGAGGTAGCGCCGCTGAGCCACCGCTTCCGCACCTGGCTCGACTTCCGCCGCGAAAAGAACACCGAGCCGGTGCCGGTGCGCCTGCCCGGCACCGCCTACCCGCTGCTGATCGACCGCGGCTCCGCCTGGCTGAAAGCCGAGAAGGACGCACCGGTAGCGACCGGCGGCGACGCGGCCGGCGAGTTCGTCCGCGTCTATCGCCACGGCGCCGGCCACCTGGTGCTGCTGAGCGCCATGCCGTTCGACAACGACACGCTGCACCGGCGCGATCACGCCGAGCTGCTGCGCACGCTGGTGCGGCTCGGCCCGGCCAGGCCGGTCTGGATCGTGCAGGGCCTCGACATGCCGCCGTGGTACGAGGCGCTGTGGCACCGCTTCCCGCTCGGCATCGTCGCGCTCGGCCTCACCCTGCTGATCCTGCTGTGGCGCGCGCTGCCGCGCTTCGGCCCGCTGCTGCCGGCGCCGGCCGGCGAGCGCCGCGCGCTGCTCGAGCACATCGACGCCAGCGCGCGCTGGCTGTGGCGCGCCAAGGGCGGCCGCGAGCTGCTGCTCGGCGCGCTGCGCCGCAGCGTGATCGCCCGGCTGGGCCGCCGCTCGCCCGAGCTGGCGCGGCTGTCGCCGGCCGAGCTGGCCTACCGGCTGGCCCACCGCCATCAACTCCCTCAGCGCCTGCTCGAGCAGGCGCTGCTGCAGCCGGCCGCATCCCAGCCGGCCGAATTCGTCCGCCAGATCCAGACCCTCCAGTTACTGAGAAACCGCCATGAGCGATAA